A stretch of DNA from Actinomycetota bacterium:
GAGCGGGACACTCCCTGACGTCGTGTTCCACCCGATCGACTTCACCGTCGGATGGGCGGAACAAGGGTTGCTCGACATGGACGCGGCGGCCGAGGTCGTCAAGGACCTTGGCGCGGATACGTTCGCTCAAGGAGCGCTCAACATGGCCACGGTCAACGGCACGGTGGCGGCGGTTCCGTCCGACGGCTGGGGCCAGCTGCTGATCTACCGCCAGGACCTGTTCGATGCAAACGGTCTGGACCGTCCGGACACGTTCCAGAAGATCCAACTGGCCGCCAAGACACTCAATGATCCGGGGAACAACTTCTTCGGTATCACGGCATCGACCGATGCCGGAGCGGTGTTCACGCAGCAGACGTTCGAGCACTTCGCGCTGGCGAACAACTGTCAGCTCACCGACGATGCCGGCAACGTCACACTCGACACACCCGAATGCATCGAGGCGATCCGCTTCTACACCAACCTGCTGAAGAACTACAGCCCAGGCGGCACCCAGGACGTGGTGACGACTCGGGCGACGTACTTCGCGGGCCAGGCAGCGATGATCGTGTGGTCGCCATTCATCATGGATGAGATGGCGGGTCTGCGCGACTCGGCGTTCCCGACCTGCCCCGAATGTGTGAACGATCCGGCCTATCTGGCAAAGAACTCGGGATTCGTCCCGGCGTTCGCCGGACCGAACGGCTCACCTGCCCAGTACGGACAGATCTCCTACCTGGGAATCGGCACGGGCTCGAATACCGAGGCCGCGAAGAAGTTCATCGAATTCTGGCTGGGCGACGGCTATCTCGACTGGCTCTCCACCTCGGTGGAAGGCAAGTTCCCGATGCGCCGCGGCACGCCCGACGATCCGACGAAGTTCATCGACGGGTGGAAGGCCCTCAAGACCGGTGTCGATCGGAAGGCACCCTTGAGCGACTTCTACAGCCCAGAGGTCATCAACGAGCTGATCGCAGGTGCCGACAACTTCCAGCGCTGGGGATTCCTCCAGGGACAGGGACAGTTGGTCACCGCGATCTACACGTCACTGCCGGTTCCGAAGGCGATCAGGGACGTTCTCGACGGAACGCTCACGCCCGAGACGGCGGCAGCCGACCTACAAGCCGAAGTCGAGCAGGAACTCGAACTGCTCAAATAGCCCACCAGGAGGGGGACGCGATGGCGTCCCCCTCCTCTTGGAGTTCGCATGGCAGCTCCCACATCAGCACCACCCAGAAAGCGAAAAACCCTCGCAAGGCGCGAGGCGCGTCTCGCCTGGATCTTCGTCCTCCCCGCGGCGGTCATCGTGCTCGGGCTCGTTCTCTTCCCGATCATCTGGAACGTCTCACTGAGTTTTCAGCGGCTGCGGCTGATCGACCTCCAACACATCAACTTCTTTCGCTTCGAGGGGACCCTGAGGAACTTCAAAGCCGTCGTCGGGGTGCGGGACTTCTGGCAGACCATCTGGACGACCCTCGAGTACACGGTGTTCGGCACGGTCCTGTCGATGGTCATGGGCCTGTGGGCGGCGCTCGTCGTCCGCAAGTCGTTCCGGGGCCGCTCGCTGGTACGGGGACTCATGCTGTTCCCGTATGTCACACCGGTGATCGCCGCCGCTTTCGTCTGGCAGCTCATGCTGAACCAGACGTTCGGGATCGCCAACGAGTGGATCGCCGCGGCGGGCGGGCAACGCATCGACTTCCTGGGCACCCGCTTCTACGAGCTCTCCCTGTTCGGAGCCCACCTCAAGGTGCCGCTCGCGCTCACGATGGTGATCCTGTTCGAAGGCTGGCGGTACTTCCCGTTCGCCTTCCTGTTCATCCTTGCCCGCCTCCAGGCGATTCCTTCGGAACTCGACGAGGCGGCGATGGTCGACGGCGCCACCCTCAGCCAGCGATTCTGGTACGTGACCCTCCCTCAGCTCCGAGGGGTCTTCTCGGTGCTGTTTCTTCTCCGTTTCATCTGGACGTTCAACAAGTTCGACGACATCTTCCTGCTCACCGGCGGGGCTGCCGGCACGCAGGTCATCACCGTCAAGATCATCGAATGGCTGCGGGGACGTGGCGACATCGGTGCGGCGGCCGCGCTGGGACTCGTTCTTGCCGCGATCCTCATGGTGCTGTTGTTCGTCTACTTCAAGTGGTTCTACCAGGAGGATGAGGCATGAGCCGCGCCGTCTTCGAAGAACGTCTCTTCGCCGTCCTCAAGTGGCTGAGCATCGTCTTCTTCGTCGTCATCACGCTCTTCCCGCTCATCTACATGTTCGGCCTGTCATTCCGGTCGATCCAGGAGCTGCTTCTCCACCCGGCTCGGCTGTTCCCCCCGTGGGAGCAGATCAAGAGCCTCGTCACCTACAAGGAGGTGCTCGGCTCGGGACTGACGGGAGGCCAAGGATTCGGCGTGTTCGTGAAGAACAGTGCGATCGTCAGCGTGGCCACCGTGATCGTCACCACCACCCTTGCGATCTTCGCCGCCTACGCCGCCGCCCGCATGCGTTTCTCCGGCAAGAAGGCGATCAGCTGGGGGATCCTGCTCGTCTACCTGTTCCCCGCAGTCGTGATCGCCATCCCGCTGTTCGTACTGTTCTCGAAAGTCGGGCTGCGTTCGTCGCTGACGGGCCTGGTCATCGTCTATCTGGCACAGACGATTCCGGTTGCCCTCTACATGCTGAGAAGCCACTTCGAGACGATCCCGGCGTCGCTGGAAGAGGCCGGCCTCATCGACGGCCTCTCACGCTTCGGGGTCATCCGCAAGATCACGCTGCCGCTGTCGGCGCCCGCGATCGCCGCCGTTGCGCTCTACATCTTCATGATCGCCTGGAACGAGTTCCTCTTCGCCCTGCTGTTCCTCATCGAACGGCGTGACCTGTGGACGGTCGCACTGGGTCTCCAGCAGATGAACACCGTGGAGGTTCCCAAGACCCTGCTCATGGCCGGGTCGGTGATCGTCACCCTTCCGGTCATCATCCTGTTCTTCGCTGCCGAACGATTCCTCACCGAGGGCCTCACCGCCGGAGGCGTCAAGGGGTGATCATCGGCATGGTCTCCACCAGGTTCGCCGGTCTCGACGGCGTCACCTTGGAGACGGCCAAGGTCGCCCATGTGCTCGAAGAGGCCGGCCATCAGATCGCATGGTTCGCCGGGAAACTCGGACCGCAGTACCGACCTGGCACCGAGTACCCGCCGGCGTTCTTCGGCACCGACCAGAACCGGGATCTCCAGCGCCGCAGCTTCGGCCGGGACACACGGCCTGCCGGGACCATCGAGCAGATACGAGCCGAGGCAGCCGCCATCAACCGGGCACTGCACACGTTCGTCGGCGACTTCGGCGTGGACGTGCTCATGCCTCAGAACGCCCTTTCGATCCCGATGCACCTGCCTCTCGGCGTCGGCATCACCGACTTCACCCTCGAATCGTCCATCCCCTCCATCTCCCACCATCACGACTTCTTCTGGGAACGCACCAGGTTCTGGCCGAACGCCGTCCAGGACATCCTGTACGGGGCGTTTCCGCCTCCAGCTCCCAGGATGCAGCACATCGTCATCAATTCGTTCGCCCGCGAGGAATTCGCCCGCAGGCGTGCCATCGCCGCGACGCTGCTGCCCAACGTGATGGACTTCGAGCACCCGCCGGGACAGGCCGACCCGACCAGATTCCGTGCCGAAGCCGGCCTCCGAACCGGAGACCTGATCTTGCTCCAGTCGACGAGGCGGATTCCTCGCAAGAACATCGAGCTGACCCTCCAGCTCGCCCACCAGCTGGCGGACCCACACGTCAAGGTGGTCGTGACCCATCCCGAACACGACCAGGAAGGCGACTACTGGGGCTTCCTGTGCGACCGGGCGGAACGCCTACAGGTGGACCTCCGGTTCGTGCCGACGGGCGAACCGGGTCGACCCACGCTCGAAGAGGCGTACGCTGCAGCCGACCTCGTCACGTTCCCAAGTCGTATCGAAGGCTTCGGCAACGCGCTGCTCGAAGCCGTCTACTACCGCCGCCCCGTGTTCGTGAACCGCTATCCCGTGTACGTTCGAGACATCGCACCGACCGGCATCGAGTGCATAGAGGTCGACGGCCGGCTCAGCAGCAGTGCAGTCAAGCAAGTCGCCGCATGGCTCGAAGAACCTGAAGCCTGGGCCGAGATCGTGGAACGCAACTACGAGATCGGTCTTCAGAACTTCTCGTACAAGGTGCTGCGGCGCCGGCTGCTCCCCATGCTCGCCGAGTGACCGCCGTCTCGCCGGCCGTGTCCCGGGCAGCGAAGCGGCCTGCGCGCACACGTGTCGTATCCCGGCAGGGTGAGGGGATGGCACCGGCGTCGGTCACTGCGATCGTGTGCGTGGCACCGGGTGACGTCCGGGTCGTGCCATGCACGTGAACGACCGAGGAGCCGAGGATCCTTGCCACCGACGCTCGATCTCCCCGTACACTGGCTCCATGGATCTGGCTTCCTATCGGAACCGGTTCCCCGTGCTCGAGAACGCTGCATACCTTGTCAGCCATTCGCTTGGAGCGATGCCTCTCGACGCCAAGGAGGAACTGGAGCTCTACATGAACGAGTGGGCGACACGTGGGGTCGGCGCGTGGAACGAAGGATGGTGGGACACGCCGCTGAGCGTCGGTGACGAACTGGCCCCGATCGTCGGCGCGCCGCCCGGTTCGATCGCGATGGTCCCGAACGTGACCGTCGCCGAGTCGATTGCGGCTTCCTGCTTCACGTTGCACGGTGAAGCCAACCGGATCGCGTGCACGGATCTGAGCTTTCCCTCCGTTCGGCTGATCTGGGAGAGAGTCCCAGGCGCAAAGGTGACCACGGTCCGCAGTTGGGACGGGACGACGATCCCGACGGAGACGTTCGTCGCGGCGATCGACGAGCGCACCGCCGTCGTGGTCGTCGGTCACATTCTCTTTCCCAGCTCGTACCTGCAGAATGCCAAGGCAATCATCGAGCAGGCCCATGACGTTGGCGCCATGGTGGTCCTCGACGTGTACCAGTCCGCAGGAGTGATGCCGATCGATCTCGTCGACTTGGAAGTTGACTTCGCCGTCGGCGGCTCTGCGAAATGGCTCTGTGGAGGCCTCGGTGCCGGCTGGCTGTACGTCCGCAAGGAGCTGCAACCGAGCCTCGAACCCAGATTGGTCGCATGGCCAGGTGCTCGTTCCCCGTTCGACGTCCACACACAAGAGGTGGCGTCGCAGGACGGCATGTGGCGCTTCGTGTCCGGCACCCCGAACGTGCCGGCGCTCTACACGGCGAGGGCAGGCTATCGAATCATCAGGGAGGCTGGAGCGGCAGCGATCCGTGACGACTCGCTCCGCATGACCGGCAAGCTCATCGAGATCGGTGACCGGCTTGGGATTCCCCTCCTCACGAACCGTGACCCGAACCGGCGCGGGGGCACGGTGACGTTCGCCGTCGAGGATGCCCAGCGAGTCGCCGCCCGCCTGGCCGAGCAGCACGTCATCGTCGAGGCCGTGCCGGATGTCGGCATCAGCGTCGGACCTCACTTCTACAACAACGAAGAGGACCTCGACCGCTTCGAGACGGCCCTCCGGCACGCCTGAGTTTGCACCGCGAGTGCTCTCGACGGTGACGGGTCCCATCCCGGCCTTCGTGGGACCAGGCGCTCGTCCGTAGAAT
This window harbors:
- a CDS encoding carbohydrate ABC transporter permease, with translation MSRAVFEERLFAVLKWLSIVFFVVITLFPLIYMFGLSFRSIQELLLHPARLFPPWEQIKSLVTYKEVLGSGLTGGQGFGVFVKNSAIVSVATVIVTTTLAIFAAYAAARMRFSGKKAISWGILLVYLFPAVVIAIPLFVLFSKVGLRSSLTGLVIVYLAQTIPVALYMLRSHFETIPASLEEAGLIDGLSRFGVIRKITLPLSAPAIAAVALYIFMIAWNEFLFALLFLIERRDLWTVALGLQQMNTVEVPKTLLMAGSVIVTLPVIILFFAAERFLTEGLTAGGVKG
- a CDS encoding aminotransferase class V-fold PLP-dependent enzyme, translated to MDLASYRNRFPVLENAAYLVSHSLGAMPLDAKEELELYMNEWATRGVGAWNEGWWDTPLSVGDELAPIVGAPPGSIAMVPNVTVAESIAASCFTLHGEANRIACTDLSFPSVRLIWERVPGAKVTTVRSWDGTTIPTETFVAAIDERTAVVVVGHILFPSSYLQNAKAIIEQAHDVGAMVVLDVYQSAGVMPIDLVDLEVDFAVGGSAKWLCGGLGAGWLYVRKELQPSLEPRLVAWPGARSPFDVHTQEVASQDGMWRFVSGTPNVPALYTARAGYRIIREAGAAAIRDDSLRMTGKLIEIGDRLGIPLLTNRDPNRRGGTVTFAVEDAQRVAARLAEQHVIVEAVPDVGISVGPHFYNNEEDLDRFETALRHA
- a CDS encoding sugar ABC transporter permease, which codes for MAAPTSAPPRKRKTLARREARLAWIFVLPAAVIVLGLVLFPIIWNVSLSFQRLRLIDLQHINFFRFEGTLRNFKAVVGVRDFWQTIWTTLEYTVFGTVLSMVMGLWAALVVRKSFRGRSLVRGLMLFPYVTPVIAAAFVWQLMLNQTFGIANEWIAAAGGQRIDFLGTRFYELSLFGAHLKVPLALTMVILFEGWRYFPFAFLFILARLQAIPSELDEAAMVDGATLSQRFWYVTLPQLRGVFSVLFLLRFIWTFNKFDDIFLLTGGAAGTQVITVKIIEWLRGRGDIGAAAALGLVLAAILMVLLFVYFKWFYQEDEA
- a CDS encoding extracellular solute-binding protein, producing the protein MVTETKTVEVETPTITFWSTETQPARVKITQGIIDRFTAATGINVIPVYVDENALPETMVAAAASGTLPDVVFHPIDFTVGWAEQGLLDMDAAAEVVKDLGADTFAQGALNMATVNGTVAAVPSDGWGQLLIYRQDLFDANGLDRPDTFQKIQLAAKTLNDPGNNFFGITASTDAGAVFTQQTFEHFALANNCQLTDDAGNVTLDTPECIEAIRFYTNLLKNYSPGGTQDVVTTRATYFAGQAAMIVWSPFIMDEMAGLRDSAFPTCPECVNDPAYLAKNSGFVPAFAGPNGSPAQYGQISYLGIGTGSNTEAAKKFIEFWLGDGYLDWLSTSVEGKFPMRRGTPDDPTKFIDGWKALKTGVDRKAPLSDFYSPEVINELIAGADNFQRWGFLQGQGQLVTAIYTSLPVPKAIRDVLDGTLTPETAAADLQAEVEQELELLK
- a CDS encoding glycosyltransferase family 4 protein is translated as MIIGMVSTRFAGLDGVTLETAKVAHVLEEAGHQIAWFAGKLGPQYRPGTEYPPAFFGTDQNRDLQRRSFGRDTRPAGTIEQIRAEAAAINRALHTFVGDFGVDVLMPQNALSIPMHLPLGVGITDFTLESSIPSISHHHDFFWERTRFWPNAVQDILYGAFPPPAPRMQHIVINSFAREEFARRRAIAATLLPNVMDFEHPPGQADPTRFRAEAGLRTGDLILLQSTRRIPRKNIELTLQLAHQLADPHVKVVVTHPEHDQEGDYWGFLCDRAERLQVDLRFVPTGEPGRPTLEEAYAAADLVTFPSRIEGFGNALLEAVYYRRPVFVNRYPVYVRDIAPTGIECIEVDGRLSSSAVKQVAAWLEEPEAWAEIVERNYEIGLQNFSYKVLRRRLLPMLAE